Within the Salinibacterium sp. TMP30 genome, the region GCGGGGCAGGCAGCCCAGAACTCGGTGACACTCAAGCGCTCAACCTCATCCCAATCTGTTTCAAACAGATCGCAGCCAACATGCCGCCGTTGATCTACGGAGATGATTACGACACCGTCGATGGCACCTGCGTGCGCGATTACGTGCACGTTAGCGATGTAGCAGAAGCGCACTTGGCAGTGCTCAATGCGCTTCCGGAGCAGCCGGGCAATACCGTGCTCAATATCGGCACCGGTGTGGGAACGTCGGTGCGTCAGATGGTGGATGCGATCCTCCAGGTTTCTGGCAGCAACCTTACTGCTGCAGTTCTTGATCGCCGCGCGGGAGACCCCGCTGCAATTGTCGGCGTTGTGGACAGCATCCTGGAATTAACCGGCTGGAGCGCTCGCTACACCGTGAGCGACATTGTGGAGTCCGCCTGGGTGTCACGGCAGCACTTCGAATCGCTCTCCGTGCGGTCGTGGAGAGACGAACTGCGGTCGGAGTAACTCGAGCTATCCGGACGACTGAGGATTGGTGTCTAAGGCATTTCTCCAGCTGAGCTCCCGCGCAGCCTTCACGCAGCACACCACGAAGGTCAGCCATCCGAACTCGATCAATAGTGAGCTCTCACCCCAGGCGCTCACGACGAGAACGAGCAACACTAGGGCGGGCCACGCAAACACGATGCTGCGCCTGCGCGATGCCAGCAGCCACGAGCGCACAAATGCCAGCCCGAGAAGGCCAACAAAAATTAGGAAACCGACGAGACCCAGCTGAAACCAGACGTCGAGATACGCGTTGTGTGCAGAATCGGGAACCCGACCACCAAAGTTGCCGAACGCGGTAAACGGCGCAAGATCCGCATTCCACGGGCCGATCCAACCCCAGCCCTCAAGGCGGTGAGTTTCACCCAACGACCAGAGTTGGCGCCACACGCGAAGCCGGTAGGCCAAATCACCGCTTGCATCAAACGACGCCACGACTGCCGCACGCGAAAACCAAGAGATAACCCCCACCGCGGCAACGAACCCAATGAGCACGACCTGCCAATACCGGCGCCGACCTGACGGAACGCGCCGCAAGGCATAGAGCGCTGCGCTCGCAGCGAGAACCACAAGCGCAGTACCGAATGCGAGTGGAGACTGCGAGAGAACCAGCACAACGCCAGCGAGCACGAGCGACCCGATTGCGTAGCCCCGCTGAAGAGACTTGGTGCGGAGCTCGGTAGCAAAAGTGATGAGTGCAATCACCGCGACGATACCTAGTTGATTGCGGGCCCCGAAAAGGCCTTGAATGGGGTCGGTAGTGCCGAAGTTTCCTGCAATTGAGAGGGCCTTGAGCGAGGTGTCGAAGACGAGCCCCGTGAGAATCTCGAGGCCGATCGACACCACCAGCACAAATCGCATGACGTCGCCAAACGCTCGAACAATTTGGATGGTGTCGCGAACGAGCGCGATATAGATCCCCAGCACGGTGAAAACGAGCAGGTAGCTCAGCGCTGCGAGCGAAGCCCACTGGTACTGGCTCCAGAAGATTGTGAGCCACGCCCACAGGGTGAATGCCATCAGCGAGATAGGCACGAGAGCACGCCACCCAATGTTGCCCCACTGGGCAGCAAGCGATGCGGAAACCAGTACGACGAGCGCAATCAGAATTGCCAGTAGGCCAGGAGCACCGATTGTGTGGCGGAGAGCGAACGCACAAAGCGCAGTCGCGATCGTCACCGTCGACAGCACCGAAGATACCCGCGCGGAACCGAGAATTGTGGCACCCGTGTCGATCACGACACGGAAGCGGGGTGGAGGCTGAATCATGGGGTGCGCACCATCCAGTCCGGCCGTTTCGTCTTAACAGCAATAATGACCAGCATCGCGAGTGCGTACTCACCGAGCAGCCGGCTTTCGGGGATGCTCTGCACAATCAGTGCCACCATAACCAAGATCGGCAAAAACGTCAGCGGCGAGTACGCATCTGTCACACCGGGCGCTGAGCGCGGGCGATCTGCGGCAGCCAGCCATGCTCGCACCAGAGTAGAGGCCACGAGCGCGCCAAACACCACAACCCCGACGATGCCCAGTTGTAGCCAGAGATCGAGCCAGGTGTCGTGTGCCTGAACCTGCACAACACCGTTACGGATAACGAGTCCCTTGAATGGCTCGGCCCAAGGCATCCAGAAACTGATCCACCCCCACCCGAACGTCGGTCTCTGCTGGGCAAGCTCGATGACCGTATGCCAAATATCCCCGCGTCCCGTGAGATCACTGCTCTTGCCGAGCAACTCAAAAATGGTGCTGCGCAGTGCAAAGCTAATAGCGATACCGGCAGCGGCCAGAGCCACAAAGCCCGCGGCACTCCAACGGCGTGCAGCATCTGTGCGACGGCTTCGGATGACGAGTAATCCCACCGCAGTGAGAGCGACAGCCGCGAGCGCCACCGTCACCGTCGCGGAACGCGTGAAGAACAGCGTCAATGCAGCCAGCGCGATCCATGTAATCGACCACCTCCGGCTAACACTGCCTGTCGCCCACTGGATGGAGAAGGCGATCAGGGCAAGCAGTGCGAGAAATCCGAGGTGGTTTGCGTTGCCGACGATGCCTTGAATGCGTCCGTCGTCGAAGGTCTCGAATAGTTCGTTGCGCGACCAATAGAGCATCTTGGGGATGGTGTCGTAGCCGGGCACGGCAACTTCAGGCTGGGCTGTCCACGGCAGAATCGGGCCGCGAACAATGGTGGCAACGATGAGTTCGAAGAGTAGCGAGGCGGCAAGGAGGATGCGTAACACTCGCGCAAGCCCGTTGAACAACTCCTGCCACGTGAAGCTAATGGCGAGAGCGAGCGCGCCGAGCACGGTCAACCAAGTGGTCAGCAGCCCCAGTGCGCTTGCGGTTGGATACTGTGACCACGCCAGGGACACCGTCGCCAGCACCATGAACACCACGAACGGGTACGGTAGCCCGCCGATGCTCCAGCGCTGTCGAGACTGAACAAGAATTACCGAGGATGCTGCCGCGAGAGCAGCGGCAACAACGCCCCAGCCGACCCAACCAATCGAATACCGCCAGGCATCTCCACCAAACAGAATCAGTAGCGAGAGAACGAGAAACCAGGCGCGCGTCCTCGGGTGCTCAATCAGTCGCATTACGCAAGATTAGACGAATGCTGCCTTGCCTGTGATTGCGCGACCCACGATGAGGGTGTTCATTTCGCGTGTTCCCTCATACGAGTAGATCGCCTCAGCATCGGCAAAGTGTCGCATCACGCCGTAGTCGAGCACGATGCCGTTGCCGCCGAGCACTTCACGGCACCAGGCCACGGTCTCGCGCATGCGGCTGGACGCGTATTCTTTGGCGAGCGCTGCGTGTTCATCCTTTTGGGTGCCCTCATCGAGCATTTCGGAGACCCGAGTCACCATGCCGATCGATGCGGTGATGTTGCCGAGGCTCTTGGCGAGGTGTTCTTGAACGAGCTGGTGGCTGCTGATGGTCTTGCCGAATTGGATGCGCTCGCCCGTGTATTTGACAGCAGCTTCGTAGGCGCCGATAGAGTTTCCGACCGCGGCCCACGCGACTTCGGCGCGGGTGAGTCGCAGTACAGCGGCGGTGTCGCGGAACGACTGCGACTTCTGCAGGCGGTTGGTTTCCGGTACGACGACGTTCTCCAGAACGATATCGGCATTCTGCACGATGCGCAGCGCTTGTTTGTTTTCGATCCGCGTTGCTGAATAGCCGGGGGTGCTGGTGGGAACGATGAAACCCTTCACCTGGTTGTCGGCTTCGTCACGCGCCCAAATGATGGTGACGTCGCTGATGGAACCGTTACCGATCCAACGCTTCTCACCGTTGATGATCCAATTGTCGCCATCGCGCTTGGCGACGGTCTGCAGGCCCTGAGCGGTGTCGGAGCCCGAGAGCGGTTCTGTCAGACCGAAGGCACCGAGCAGTTCCCCCGAAGCAAATTTGGGCAGCCACTCATCGCGCTGCTCTTGTGAACCCGCAACGCCGATCGAGCCCATCACGAGACCGTTTTGCATGCCAACGAGGGTTGCGACGCTGGCGTCAACGCGAGCAAGCTCAAGCGCAACCCAGCCACGGAAGACGGCAGAGTTCTTATACTCTTGGGTCTCGGCCCAGGGGAGTCCGAAGAGTCCGAGGTCAGCGAGACCCTTGACGACAACATCGCGGTTGAAAAACTCGGCTTTGGCCCACAGATCGTTGGCGATCGGGCGAACTTCTTTATCGAGGAAGGCACGCAACTTCACGATCGTTTCTTTTTCTTGATCCGTGAGGGCGTTCTCGTAGCCATAGAAGTCGCTGCTGAGGGTCTCAAATGACATAGTCGTTGCTCCATTACTTGTCGAAATCATTGCGAGCTTAAAGCGTGCGTGCGTGTCGCTTCTAGACGGTTGGTACTTTGGTCTAACGCTTCGAGAAGAGTGGACTGAATGTTTGTAGGCATCACTAATTCCCCCCGCGATTATGCGTGGGGTTCTGC harbors:
- a CDS encoding O-antigen ligase family protein; translation: MIQPPPRFRVVIDTGATILGSARVSSVLSTVTIATALCAFALRHTIGAPGLLAILIALVVLVSASLAAQWGNIGWRALVPISLMAFTLWAWLTIFWSQYQWASLAALSYLLVFTVLGIYIALVRDTIQIVRAFGDVMRFVLVVSIGLEILTGLVFDTSLKALSIAGNFGTTDPIQGLFGARNQLGIVAVIALITFATELRTKSLQRGYAIGSLVLAGVVLVLSQSPLAFGTALVVLAASAALYALRRVPSGRRRYWQVVLIGFVAAVGVISWFSRAAVVASFDASGDLAYRLRVWRQLWSLGETHRLEGWGWIGPWNADLAPFTAFGNFGGRVPDSAHNAYLDVWFQLGLVGFLIFVGLLGLAFVRSWLLASRRRSIVFAWPALVLLVLVVSAWGESSLLIEFGWLTFVVCCVKAARELSWRNALDTNPQSSG
- a CDS encoding O-antigen ligase family protein gives rise to the protein MRLIEHPRTRAWFLVLSLLILFGGDAWRYSIGWVGWGVVAAALAAASSVILVQSRQRWSIGGLPYPFVVFMVLATVSLAWSQYPTASALGLLTTWLTVLGALALAISFTWQELFNGLARVLRILLAASLLFELIVATIVRGPILPWTAQPEVAVPGYDTIPKMLYWSRNELFETFDDGRIQGIVGNANHLGFLALLALIAFSIQWATGSVSRRWSITWIALAALTLFFTRSATVTVALAAVALTAVGLLVIRSRRTDAARRWSAAGFVALAAAGIAISFALRSTIFELLGKSSDLTGRGDIWHTVIELAQQRPTFGWGWISFWMPWAEPFKGLVIRNGVVQVQAHDTWLDLWLQLGIVGVVVFGALVASTLVRAWLAAADRPRSAPGVTDAYSPLTFLPILVMVALIVQSIPESRLLGEYALAMLVIIAVKTKRPDWMVRTP
- a CDS encoding acyl-CoA dehydrogenase family protein, whose translation is MSFETLSSDFYGYENALTDQEKETIVKLRAFLDKEVRPIANDLWAKAEFFNRDVVVKGLADLGLFGLPWAETQEYKNSAVFRGWVALELARVDASVATLVGMQNGLVMGSIGVAGSQEQRDEWLPKFASGELLGAFGLTEPLSGSDTAQGLQTVAKRDGDNWIINGEKRWIGNGSISDVTIIWARDEADNQVKGFIVPTSTPGYSATRIENKQALRIVQNADIVLENVVVPETNRLQKSQSFRDTAAVLRLTRAEVAWAAVGNSIGAYEAAVKYTGERIQFGKTISSHQLVQEHLAKSLGNITASIGMVTRVSEMLDEGTQKDEHAALAKEYASSRMRETVAWCREVLGGNGIVLDYGVMRHFADAEAIYSYEGTREMNTLIVGRAITGKAAFV